Proteins from a genomic interval of Gossypium hirsutum isolate 1008001.06 chromosome A09, Gossypium_hirsutum_v2.1, whole genome shotgun sequence:
- the LOC121206754 gene encoding uncharacterized protein: protein MSREVGENEPIETRGRARKASRSRDMLSSLENRVVNLEESVGDMRETLEVVLTRMEELREDSKVFVLDTLRSTSDKLTVRDEALEALVTAMKEEIAELKGELTICKVALGNGMLTSRSKQRHVDVPKPEKFKGARSAREVDNFLWELEQYFRAMGIEDDATKVNTASIYFTDVALLWWRRRSTDERRGGTTIGTWEEFQGELKKQFYPQHAEKEARAKLRRLTQQGTIRDYVREFSELMLQISDLNEKEAFYMFEDGLRMWAKQELRRLGITDLTVAMAEAENFYEAGGRKFDNNDASKPKPRPKGNGGGDKEQTERSGEAPRNYNGRPGDKKEPMRCFLCQGPYRLSVCPKRAAFNAMEAREEANPDTKSLGTILGGVEDKTSNGLMFVDIIVADRKLNALVDTGASDLFMSKEMAKELGLKVKEDSGRIKTVNSESIPITGVAKGVELKLGEWTGMATIKVIPLDDYDFMVGLSLFDRLNAYIHPSENYMMISDSNHRYMVRMKRKGNIEGKTLSAIQFAKGVRRNEVSYLATLRNNVEEKFEEEIPKEVKQLLQSFQDVMPTELPKTLPPKREVDHKIELLPNTEPPARAPYRMSPPELEELRKQLRELLDVGFIKPSKAPFGGPVLFQMKHDGSLRLCIDYRALNKITVKNRYPIPLIADLFDQLGSARWFTKLDLQSGYYQVRVAEGDEPKTACVTRYGSFEFLVMPFELTNAPAIFCTLMNKVLQPFLDRFVVVYLDDIVVYSKTLEEHVGHLREMFQVLRENELYVKEEKCLSAQREVPFLGHIVGGGMI from the coding sequence ATGTCGAGAGAAGTTGGTGAGAATGAGCCAAtagagacccgtgggagggccaGGAAGGCTAGTCGATCGAGGGACATGTTGTCGAGCTTGGAAAATCGAGTGGTCAATCTCGAGGAGTCTGTTGGTGACATGAGGGAGACACTCGAAGTGGTCCTAACCCGTATGGAGGAACTGAGGGAAGACAGCAAAGTATTCGTGCTTGACACTCTTAGATCCACTTCGGACAAGCTGACGGTAAGGGACGAAGCTCTTGAGGCCCTGGTGACTGCCATGAAAGAGGAGATTGCTgagcttaagggggagctcaCAATTTGTAAGGTCGCTCTGGGAAATGGGATGTTGACTTCAAGATCGAAGCAACGCCATGTAGATGTTCCAAAACCCGAGAAGTTCAAGGGGGCTAGGTCTGCGAGAGAAGTGGACAACTTCCTGTGGGAATTAGAGCAATATTTTCGAGCAATGGGCATTGAGGATGATGCCAcaaaggtaaacactgcttcgaTTTACTTTACTGATGTTGCTCTCTTATGGTGGCGACGTAGGTCCACGGATGAGAGACGTGGAGGAACGACCattgggacttgggaggagttccaaggAGAGTTAAAGAAGCAGTTTTATCCGCAGCATGCTGAAAAGGAGGCTCGTGCTAAGTTGCGCCGGCTTACGCAACAAGGCACTATTCGAGATTATGTGCGGGAGTTTAGTGAGCTGATGCTTCAGATCTCAGACTTGAATGAGAAGGAAGCATTTTATatgtttgaggatgggctaagaATGTGGGCTAAGCAAGAGTTGCGCCGCCTAGGCATCACCGATTTGACTGTAGCTATGGCTGAGGCAGAGAACTTCTACGAAGCTGGTGGGAGAAAGTTTGACAATAATGATGCTTCCAAACCCAAGCCAAGACCCAAAGGCAATGGTGGGGGAGACAAAGAGCAAACAGAAAGGAGTGGCGAAGCCCCAAGGAATTATAATGGTAGACCAGGGGATAAGAAAGAGCCAATGAGATGCTTTCTTTGCCAAGGTCCATATCGGTTGAGTGTTTGTCCAAAGAGGGCCGCTTTCAATGCTATGGAAGCACGCGAAGAGGCCAATCCTGACACCAAAAGTCTTGGTACGATATTGGGTGGTGTTGAAGACAAGACGAGTAATGGGctgatgtttgtggacatcatcGTGGCAGACAGAAAATTGAATGCCCTTGTTGATACTGGTGCATCTGATTTGTTCATGTCTAAAGAGATGGCGAAGGAACTCGGTCTCAAAGTGAAGGAAGATTCGGGTCGAATAAAAACGGTAAACTCAGAAAGTATTCCCATAACGGGTGTGGCTAAAGGGGTGGAACTCAAACTTGGCGAGTGGACAGGCATGGCAACCATTAAGGTAATCCCacttgatgattatgattttatGGTAGGATTGAGTTTGTTTGACCGACTTAATGCGTATATTCATCCTTCCGAGAACTACATGATGATCTCTGATTCGAACCATCGTTATATGGTGCGAATGAAAAGAAAGGGAAACATAGAAGGCAAAACATTGTCGGCAATCCAATTTGCCAAAGGAGTACGTAGAAACGAAGTCTCCTATTTAGCCACCTTAAGGAACAATGTGGAGGAGAAATTCGAGGAAGAAATCCCAAAAGAAGTGAAGCAGTTGTTGCAGTCTTTTCAAGATGTAATGCCCACAGAGTTGCCCAAGACATTGCCACCAAAGAGGGAGGTAGATCACAAGATTGAGTTGTTGCCTAATACTGAGCCACCAGCAAGGGCACCATATCGAATGTCTCCACCTGAGTTGGAGGAATTGAGGAAGCAGTTAAGGGAACTTCTAGATGTCGGGTTTATTAAACCTTCCAAAGCCCCATTTGGAGGGCCGGTGTTATTCCAAATGAAGCATGATGGGTCCTtaagattgtgcattgactatagggCCTTAAACAAGATCACTGTGAAGAACAGGTATCCCATTCCTCTCATTGcagatctgttcgatcaacttgGTAGTGCGAGATGGTTTACTAAGTTGGATTTGCAATCGGGGTACTACCAAGTGAGAGTAGCCGAAGGGGATGAGCCCAAAACAGCCTGTGTGACTCGGTATGGGTCTTTTgaattcttggtgatgccgttcgAGTTGACAAATGCTCCAGCAATATTttgcaccctaatgaataaggtattaCAACCTTTCTTAGATCGCTTTGTGGTTGTTTATCTTGACGACATTGTGGTGTATAGTAAGACGCTTGAGGAGCATGTTGGACATCTGAGAGAGATGTTCCAAGTCCTACGGGAAAATGAGCTGTATGTCAAAGAGGAAAAATGCTTATCTGCCCAACGAGAGGTGCCTTTTCTTGGCCATATTGTAGGAGGTGGCATGATCTGA
- the LOC121206752 gene encoding heparanase-like protein 2 — MDLKCIFSLAILVSQISLSSMQNVNVVIQGATSSGFEKEGSDKCNKRIKVGGSLQDQVVYGVGGVKNCPNFMKNEDSLFGFSQGCLPLERWDELNKFFNQTRNMVTFGLNALFGRNRSQIEKGLWVGDWKLQNARDFMKYTISKGYKVDSYEFGNQLSGAGMGASVEAKQYGKDIVVLKNLVKELHPYPKTQPKVLGSSGYYDEKWFNSFLEVSGHDVVDGVTHHIYNLGPGIQICLNSVFIEEFLEAYLLLVGSVTETYKGVLNIVNKFKPQSGAWVSESGGALHGGAKDLSPTFADGFWYLDQFGMASTYNRKVFCRQTLIGGNYALLSTTTSIPNPDYYGALLWHRLMGSTVLAVTQESNPNLRVYAHCAKKKSCNLRSTDVAKPEFRGSKDREEYHLAALAGNIQGQIVLLNDVPMVPTEIFDISAMEPKLVNASTPISIAAHSIVYVTIRDFQAPACA, encoded by the exons ATGGATTTGAAATGCATATTCAGCCTAGCAATCCTTGTTTCCCAGATATCGCTTTCATCGATGCAAAATGTGAACGTTGTGATTCAAGGAGCAACATCAAGTG GATTTGAAAAAGAAGGGTCTGATAAATGTAATAAAAG AATTAAAGTTGGTGGGTCGTTGCAAGATCAAGTGGTGTACGGAGTAGGAGGAGTTAAGAATTGCCCcaatttcatgaaaaatgaaGATAGTTTATTCGGATTCTCTCAGGGCTGCCTTCCCTTGGAAAGATGGGACGAACTCAATAAATTTTTCAATCAAACTAGAAATAT GGTTACGTTTGGGTTGAATGCTCTTTTCGGAAGAAATCGGTCACAAATCGAAAAGGGTCTTTGGGTTGGCGATTGGAAATTGCAAAATGCAAGGGATTTCATGAAGTATACTATTTCCAAGGGATACAAAGTTGATTCTTATGAATTTG GAAATCAACTCTCCGGAGCTGGGATGGGTGCAAGCGTTGAGGCTAAACAATATGGAAAAGACATAGTAGTACTTAAGAATCTAGTGAAAGAATTACACCCATATCCCAAAACTCAACCAAAAGTTTTAGGTTCTAGTGGCTATTATGATGAGAAATGGTTTAATTCCTTCCTAGAAGTTTCAGGACATGATGTTGTTGATGGAGTTACACACCATATCTATAATCTTGGACCTGGTATCCAAATATGTCTCAATTCAGTGTTCATTGAAGAGTTTTTAGAGGCTTACTTATTACTAGTAGGGTCA GTTACCGAAACCTATAAAGGTGTTTTGAATATTGTCAACAAGTTTAAACCGCAGTCGGGAGCTTGGGTTTCTGAATCTGGCGGAGCTCTTCACGGCGGTGCTAAAGATTTGTCCCCAACCTTTGCTGATGGATTTTG GTATCTTGATCAATTTGGAATGGCTTCAACCTACAATCGCAAGGTCTTCTGCAGGCAAACTCTAATCGGAGGAAATTATGCTTTACTTAGTACTACAACATCTATTCCCAATCCAGATTACTACGG TGCACTTCTATGGCACCGGCTTATGGGAAGTACTGTACTTGCCGTAACTCAAGAGTCTAACCCAAATTTGCGTGTATATGCTCACTGTGCGAAGAAAAAG AGTTGTAATTTGAGATCCACGGATGTTGCGAAGCCTGAATTTAGAGGTTCCAAGGATAGAGAGGAGTATCATTTGGCTGCGCTAGCTGGAAATATACAAGGTCAAATCGTGTTGCTAAATGACGTTCCAATGGTTCCAACAGAAATATTCGACATTTCGGCGATGGAACCAAAGCTTGTCAATGCTTCCACGCCCATCTCTATTGCAGCTCATTCCATAGTCTATGTAACCATCAGAGACTTTCAAGCCCCTGCCTGTGCTTAA